From Dehalococcoidia bacterium, a single genomic window includes:
- a CDS encoding CPBP family intramembrane metalloprotease, with the protein MNLRSARRLPFFVDRWLLVMAVLGIAGVGIVLLFRDRGVPIAAIEFRVLQPGAEATARAFLEARGVDLRDFRASVSFETDRDAQGYLERVAGQRALDRIAAAEATIWRWRVRFFRELDPLEYLVSVRPDGAVVGWARVLPEAAAAPSLDEEAARTLAETALQSAGRTLAGWSLVGAARETRPNRVDYRFTWERDDWQVGDARLRQTVLVQGDTVGGWFDFVRTPESWVRALRIETNRGVVLANIGWTLTYAIGLAAATVFLAEWRAGRTRRGVPLALMGGFLIVGLAALFNQLPLWVASAPTTMTVGAYVLAQLRDQLGQLVPSLAVVGMAAAAGLALWPRAFPQLPHPLADLTPAGWRTRRFVTAVLFGYLAAGAWLGYFTVYYWLGSAFFGVWSPVELPYRDVMSGAFPPAFPLVVGAAAAIAEETVFRLFAIPAGTLALAWLWKRGTGRSPRRRAQALLVGIVIVVAALVWGSLHSTYPQLPFYVRAVEVAVIGVLAGVVLLRWGLVATLTTHYVGNTSVVGVLFLLSGNPALQAGAIVVIALPLLSLVPAALALLRGSALPDLPPQPTLAPVSPPTAPSRSVPSLRPWPAWTLVVAVAALGAVAVFAPPRPHDALRMATTREEAVLAAAQALRQIGAPVDFPLVVAEVVDRSGGAEATFLLRTLGPAETARFYETTLPPAVWNVRFVRPLQKEEAAVQIGPSGTLAGVARQVEETAPGAAPTLADARAVAERWLQELTGRSAWSLVSASQTRRDQRVDSVFVWERADWSAGPAEAAATLRVQIVLYGNELGLYQPFLKLPEEFVRALRRDTGVEGAVRTARDLALLGVGVVVVVFFVRSLRRSETDVMLGGKLAAFVGLALLVSLIADLPRALASYSSTLDLPGFALWRLSSQVRESLLVLGAVVALGMLVPVLLRQQGQQVAPPTGREVALGLLGALGVVAAAAAGWALHAWLAPATLRAPAGLPPFDGALPAALAASLAVQRAVVGGTVAAVVLLIVGRLPARGQLAAAAALGGLVGAADRVGPEAAVGGVLGAGGALLFLLFGRVAGPSLWAPMIALGGAALVSEGVGLLRYSAAGWYLSNGVVLLALIPLLAAGLLRRRFRARRVAPPASGTAQ; encoded by the coding sequence GTGAACCTGCGCTCTGCTCGCCGCCTGCCCTTCTTCGTCGACCGCTGGCTGCTGGTGATGGCAGTGCTCGGCATCGCCGGGGTTGGCATTGTCCTCCTCTTCCGCGACCGCGGGGTGCCGATCGCGGCGATCGAGTTTCGGGTCCTTCAGCCCGGCGCGGAGGCGACCGCGCGCGCCTTTCTCGAAGCCCGAGGAGTCGACCTGCGCGACTTCCGAGCATCCGTTTCGTTCGAAACCGACCGCGACGCCCAAGGCTATCTCGAGCGAGTAGCGGGGCAACGCGCGCTCGATCGCATCGCGGCGGCCGAGGCGACTATCTGGCGCTGGCGGGTGCGGTTCTTCCGCGAACTCGATCCTCTCGAATATCTCGTCTCGGTCCGGCCCGACGGCGCCGTTGTGGGGTGGGCGCGCGTGCTGCCCGAAGCGGCTGCCGCTCCCTCGCTCGATGAAGAGGCGGCGCGCACCCTCGCCGAGACGGCGCTTCAGAGCGCGGGGCGAACTCTTGCCGGCTGGTCGCTCGTTGGCGCTGCGCGCGAAACCCGCCCCAACCGGGTGGATTATCGGTTCACGTGGGAGCGCGACGATTGGCAGGTGGGCGACGCCCGGCTCCGGCAGACAGTTCTCGTTCAGGGCGACACCGTCGGCGGCTGGTTCGACTTCGTTCGAACCCCCGAGAGCTGGGTGCGCGCTCTTCGGATCGAGACGAACCGCGGGGTAGTGCTCGCCAATATTGGCTGGACCCTGACCTACGCGATCGGGCTGGCGGCGGCGACAGTCTTCCTCGCAGAGTGGCGGGCGGGGCGGACGCGCCGGGGCGTTCCTCTCGCGCTGATGGGGGGCTTCCTCATTGTCGGGCTGGCGGCGCTCTTCAACCAGCTGCCGCTCTGGGTAGCGAGCGCGCCGACGACGATGACGGTCGGGGCCTACGTGCTCGCCCAGCTTCGCGATCAGCTCGGCCAGCTAGTTCCCTCTCTCGCTGTGGTGGGGATGGCCGCGGCCGCGGGGTTGGCGCTCTGGCCGCGCGCGTTTCCTCAGCTGCCGCACCCTCTCGCGGACCTGACCCCGGCCGGCTGGCGGACGCGCCGTTTTGTCACCGCCGTTCTCTTCGGCTATCTCGCGGCCGGCGCGTGGCTCGGCTACTTCACCGTGTACTACTGGCTCGGCTCGGCGTTCTTTGGGGTCTGGTCGCCGGTTGAGCTGCCGTATCGCGATGTCATGAGCGGTGCTTTCCCTCCCGCCTTTCCCCTCGTTGTCGGCGCGGCGGCGGCGATCGCCGAGGAGACGGTTTTCCGGCTCTTCGCGATCCCGGCGGGGACACTTGCGCTCGCGTGGCTCTGGAAGCGCGGCACTGGCCGCTCCCCCCGCCGGCGCGCCCAGGCGCTCCTCGTTGGGATCGTGATTGTTGTCGCCGCGCTTGTCTGGGGCAGTCTGCATTCGACCTATCCCCAGCTGCCGTTCTATGTCCGCGCGGTCGAAGTCGCTGTCATCGGGGTGCTTGCCGGCGTGGTGCTGCTGCGGTGGGGGCTCGTCGCCACCCTGACGACCCATTACGTCGGCAATACGAGCGTCGTGGGGGTGCTGTTCCTGCTTTCCGGCAATCCTGCCCTGCAGGCGGGGGCGATAGTGGTCATCGCCTTGCCGCTGCTTTCGCTCGTGCCAGCAGCCCTCGCGCTCTTGAGGGGCTCGGCGCTGCCAGACCTGCCTCCGCAGCCGACGCTCGCGCCAGTCTCGCCGCCGACCGCTCCCTCTCGCTCCGTGCCATCCCTGCGGCCGTGGCCGGCGTGGACCCTTGTTGTGGCGGTCGCGGCGCTCGGGGCCGTCGCTGTTTTTGCGCCGCCGCGTCCTCACGATGCGCTGCGGATGGCGACGACCCGCGAAGAAGCAGTTCTCGCCGCTGCGCAGGCGCTTCGCCAGATCGGCGCGCCGGTCGATTTCCCCCTGGTGGTAGCGGAGGTGGTCGACCGGTCAGGGGGGGCCGAGGCGACGTTCCTGCTGCGGACCCTCGGACCGGCCGAGACCGCGCGCTTCTATGAAACGACGCTGCCGCCGGCGGTCTGGAATGTCCGCTTTGTGCGTCCCCTGCAAAAGGAGGAGGCGGCCGTCCAGATCGGGCCCTCGGGCACGCTCGCGGGAGTGGCCCGTCAGGTGGAAGAGACGGCGCCGGGCGCGGCGCCGACCCTGGCGGACGCGCGCGCGGTCGCCGAACGATGGCTGCAAGAGCTGACCGGCCGGAGCGCGTGGTCCTTAGTCTCGGCCTCGCAGACGCGGCGCGACCAGCGCGTCGACAGTGTTTTTGTCTGGGAGCGCGCCGATTGGTCGGCCGGTCCCGCCGAGGCAGCGGCGACCCTGCGCGTCCAGATCGTCCTCTATGGGAATGAGCTTGGGCTCTATCAGCCGTTTCTCAAGCTGCCGGAAGAGTTTGTGCGCGCCTTGCGGCGCGACACCGGGGTCGAGGGCGCCGTGCGGACCGCGCGCGACCTCGCGCTGCTCGGCGTCGGGGTGGTGGTGGTGGTCTTCTTTGTCCGGTCGCTTCGGCGCAGTGAGACCGATGTCATGCTTGGAGGGAAGCTGGCCGCTTTCGTGGGGCTGGCGCTGCTCGTCTCTCTGATCGCCGATCTCCCGCGAGCGCTGGCCTCTTATAGTTCAACGCTCGATCTGCCTGGCTTTGCGCTCTGGCGCCTCAGCAGCCAGGTTCGGGAGAGCCTCCTGGTCCTCGGGGCGGTAGTCGCCTTGGGCATGCTCGTGCCGGTGCTGCTGCGTCAGCAAGGCCAGCAGGTTGCCCCCCCGACCGGGCGCGAGGTGGCGCTCGGCCTGCTCGGCGCGCTCGGGGTCGTTGCTGCTGCGGCCGCCGGCTGGGCGCTCCACGCGTGGCTGGCGCCGGCGACCCTCCGCGCCCCGGCAGGGCTGCCCCCGTTCGATGGAGCGCTTCCCGCTGCGCTCGCGGCGAGTCTTGCCGTTCAGCGCGCGGTCGTCGGAGGAACGGTCGCGGCGGTCGTGCTGCTGATCGTCGGTCGCCTGCCGGCTCGAGGCCAACTGGCGGCTGCGGCGGCGCTCGGCGGGCTTGTCGGCGCCGCGGACCGGGTAGGCCCGGAAGCGGCGGTCGGCGGAGTGCTGGGTGCGGGGGGCGCCCTGCTCTTCCTGCTCTTCGGCCGCGTTGCCGGACCATCCCTTTGGGCGCCGATGATCGCGCTGGGAGGCGCCGCTCTGGTGAGCGAGGGCGTCGGCCTCCTGCGCTACAGCGCTGCCGGCTGGTATCTCAGCAACGGGGTTGTCCTCCTCGCCCTCATCCCCCTGCTGGCCGCGGGACTGCTCAGGCGGCGCTTCCGCGCTCGGCGGGTGGCGCCGCCGGCGTCCGGGACCGCGCAATAA